A DNA window from Paraclostridium bifermentans contains the following coding sequences:
- a CDS encoding ATP-dependent Clp protease ATP-binding subunit — translation MYFDKFSKVAQKAIDISIEYAKEFGHRVVGTEHLLIGLIKEKEGTASKILLKLGMDEDIICEKIIDIYGIGINDSTDDIFLSPRSKDVLDNSAIFAEQFDSILIDTEHILLAILQETDSLAVKILSMNNITEQVIIKSLIEVSRPETSIILFRDESKNEEPKKEKEKLNIPTLEKYAVNLNEYAKTSKLDPLIGREDEMQRIIQILSRRTKNNPILIGDPGVGKTAIVEGLAINIESNKVPSSLQGKLIYSLDIGGMLAGAKYRGEFEERIKKVIEEVVKSDNIILFIDEMHTIVGAGATGENSMDASNILKPVLSRGDIQVIGATTIDEYRKSIEKDTGLERRLQPILIEEPTKEESIKILKGLKEKYENFHGVKITEEAIKAAVDLSSRYIVDRYLPDKAVDIIDESASRIRMKNLKLKNNKPTVNSEIVTEVIGLWTGIPISKIVKSEGDKLLNLESILHQRVIGQEEAVNAVSKAVRRSRAGLKDPKRPIGSFLFLGPTGVGKTELCKALAEAHFGNENQIIRIDMSEYMEKHSVSKLIGSPPGYIGHDDGGQLTEAVRRHPYTLVLFDEIEKAHEDVFNILLQVLDEGRLTDSKGRTVDFKNTLIIMTSNIGAKSINKQQIIGFSASENKNVIDENYKAMKEKILSEVKNRFKPEFINRIDDIVVFHKLNIDNLHEISKIMLSNLISRLNQLNISLEISDDVLNLISKYGIDLEYGARPLKRAIQKEIEDVLADMILSEDIKKGDNIVAKVVEEKVIFENK, via the coding sequence TTGTACTTTGACAAATTTTCTAAGGTAGCTCAAAAAGCAATAGATATATCTATAGAGTATGCAAAAGAGTTTGGGCATAGAGTGGTTGGTACAGAACATTTATTAATTGGTTTAATTAAAGAAAAAGAAGGAACAGCTTCTAAGATTTTATTAAAATTAGGGATGGATGAAGATATAATATGTGAAAAAATTATAGATATATATGGAATAGGAATTAATGATAGTACAGATGATATTTTTTTAAGTCCTAGAAGCAAAGACGTATTAGATAACTCAGCTATATTTGCAGAACAATTTGATAGTATTCTTATAGATACTGAACATATCTTGTTAGCAATTTTACAAGAAACAGATAGTTTAGCAGTGAAAATTCTAAGTATGAATAATATAACTGAGCAAGTCATAATTAAATCTTTGATAGAGGTGTCTAGACCAGAAACAAGTATAATACTTTTTAGAGATGAAAGTAAAAACGAAGAACCTAAGAAAGAAAAGGAAAAATTAAATATTCCTACACTTGAGAAATATGCAGTTAACCTAAATGAATATGCAAAGACTTCTAAATTAGATCCACTAATTGGTAGAGAAGATGAAATGCAAAGAATTATTCAAATTTTAAGTAGGAGAACTAAAAACAATCCTATATTAATTGGTGATCCTGGAGTAGGAAAGACTGCTATAGTAGAAGGGTTAGCAATTAATATAGAAAGCAACAAAGTACCTAGTTCCCTTCAAGGAAAGCTTATATACAGTTTAGATATAGGAGGAATGCTTGCAGGAGCTAAGTATAGAGGTGAGTTTGAAGAAAGAATAAAGAAAGTAATAGAAGAAGTTGTCAAATCTGATAACATTATATTATTTATAGATGAGATGCATACTATAGTAGGAGCAGGAGCAACAGGAGAAAATTCTATGGATGCATCTAATATACTAAAGCCAGTATTGTCAAGAGGAGATATACAAGTTATAGGTGCTACAACTATAGATGAATATAGAAAGAGTATAGAAAAGGATACTGGATTAGAGAGAAGATTACAACCAATTTTAATTGAAGAGCCAACTAAAGAGGAATCAATCAAAATTTTAAAAGGGTTAAAAGAAAAATACGAAAATTTTCATGGCGTAAAAATAACAGAAGAAGCAATAAAAGCAGCAGTTGATTTATCAAGTCGATATATTGTAGATAGATATCTACCAGATAAGGCAGTTGATATAATTGATGAGTCTGCTTCTAGAATCAGAATGAAGAATTTAAAATTAAAAAATAATAAACCTACAGTTAATAGTGAAATAGTTACAGAGGTAATAGGTTTATGGACTGGAATACCTATAAGTAAAATAGTTAAATCTGAAGGAGATAAATTACTAAACTTAGAATCTATACTTCATCAAAGAGTTATTGGGCAAGAGGAGGCTGTAAATGCTGTATCAAAAGCAGTTAGAAGATCTAGAGCAGGATTAAAAGATCCCAAAAGACCAATAGGATCATTCTTATTCTTAGGGCCTACAGGTGTTGGTAAAACAGAATTATGTAAAGCATTAGCAGAAGCTCATTTTGGAAATGAAAATCAAATTATTAGGATAGATATGTCAGAATATATGGAAAAACATTCAGTTTCAAAGCTAATAGGATCTCCTCCTGGATATATAGGGCATGATGATGGAGGTCAATTGACTGAAGCTGTAAGAAGACATCCGTATACTTTAGTTTTATTTGATGAAATAGAGAAAGCACATGAAGATGTATTTAATATACTACTTCAAGTATTAGATGAAGGAAGATTAACAGATTCTAAAGGAAGAACTGTAGATTTTAAGAATACACTAATAATTATGACGTCTAATATAGGTGCAAAAAGTATAAATAAACAACAAATAATTGGTTTTTCAGCTTCTGAAAATAAAAATGTAATTGATGAAAATTATAAAGCTATGAAAGAAAAAATTTTATCAGAAGTTAAGAATAGATTTAAACCAGAATTTATAAATAGGATTGATGATATAGTGGTTTTCCATAAATTAAATATAGATAATTTACATGAAATTTCTAAAATAATGCTTAGTAATTTAATAAGCAGATTAAATCAACTTAATATTAGCTTAGAAATTTCAGATGATGTTTTAAATCTTATATCTAAATATGGAATAGACTTAGAATATGGAGCTAGACCTTTAAAAAGGGCTATTCAAAAAGAAATAGAAGATGTATTAGCGGATATGATATTGAGTGAAGATATAAAAAAAGGAGATAATATAGTAGCTAAAGTTGTTGAAGAAAAAGTTATATTTGAAAATAAATGA
- the radA gene encoding DNA repair protein RadA, which translates to MAKIKTKYVCQECGYENSKWLGKCPECSKWNTFVEEIEEKTSKSNKEVFVIDKSSSRPLNINSIETIKEQRFSTCINELDRVLGGGVVKGSLVLVGGDPGIGKSTLLIQVSSNVANSGKKVLYISGEESASQIKMRAQRLGIKSDNLYIFAENNLSIIEAHLESVNPDLIILDSIQTVFSPEITSAPGTVSQIKEGTSRFMKISKKMGISTFVVGHVTKEGALAGPKVLEHMVDTVLYFEGERFNTYRLIRAVKNRFGSTNELGVFEMREIGLVELENPSKILIAEKPKDVAGSIIISTVEGTRPMLLELQALASPTSFGIPKRTATGVDYNRVSLLMAVLEKRVGMQIQNQDIYINVVGGIKINEPSIDLGIVMAIASSFRNIPIDGNVAITGEVGLTGEVRAVSFIEKRIAECKKLGFTKIVIPKSNYEAVKDVKGIDICPVDSVRQAINTVLGGNR; encoded by the coding sequence ATGGCTAAAATAAAAACTAAATATGTGTGTCAAGAATGTGGGTATGAGAATAGTAAATGGCTAGGAAAATGTCCAGAATGTAGCAAATGGAATACATTTGTCGAAGAAATAGAAGAGAAAACTTCAAAATCAAATAAAGAAGTTTTTGTTATAGATAAATCATCATCTAGACCTTTAAATATAAACTCGATAGAAACTATAAAAGAGCAAAGATTTTCAACTTGCATAAACGAGTTAGATAGAGTTTTAGGTGGAGGTGTAGTTAAAGGATCATTAGTTTTAGTCGGAGGGGATCCAGGTATTGGGAAGTCAACGTTACTTATACAAGTTTCAAGTAATGTTGCTAATAGTGGTAAAAAAGTTTTATACATATCAGGAGAAGAATCTGCATCTCAAATAAAAATGAGGGCTCAAAGATTAGGAATAAAGTCCGATAATTTATATATATTTGCTGAAAATAACTTGAGCATAATAGAAGCTCACTTAGAAAGTGTAAATCCAGACTTAATTATATTAGACTCTATACAAACTGTTTTTAGTCCTGAAATTACATCTGCTCCAGGTACTGTAAGCCAGATAAAGGAAGGTACTTCGAGATTTATGAAAATTTCTAAAAAAATGGGTATATCAACCTTTGTAGTTGGACATGTAACTAAAGAAGGTGCACTAGCAGGACCGAAGGTATTAGAACATATGGTAGACACTGTATTATATTTTGAAGGAGAACGATTCAATACGTATAGATTGATAAGAGCTGTAAAAAATAGATTTGGGTCTACAAATGAATTAGGTGTATTTGAGATGCGAGAAATAGGATTAGTTGAGTTAGAAAATCCATCTAAAATACTTATAGCCGAAAAACCAAAAGATGTAGCAGGGTCTATAATTATATCTACAGTAGAAGGTACTAGACCAATGCTTTTAGAATTGCAAGCACTAGCATCACCTACTAGTTTTGGTATTCCTAAAAGAACGGCTACAGGAGTTGATTATAATAGAGTATCTTTACTTATGGCTGTTCTTGAAAAACGTGTTGGGATGCAAATACAAAACCAGGATATATACATAAATGTTGTTGGAGGAATAAAAATTAATGAGCCGTCTATAGATCTAGGCATAGTTATGGCTATAGCTTCTAGTTTTAGAAACATACCTATAGATGGGAATGTAGCAATTACAGGAGAAGTTGGATTAACAGGAGAAGTAAGAGCGGTGAGCTTTATAGAAAAGAGAATCGCAGAATGTAAGAAGCTAGGTTTCACTAAAATAGTTATTCCAAAGAGCAATTATGAGGCTGTTAAAGATGTAAAAGGGATAGATATATGTCCAGTGGATAGTGTAAGACAAGCTATAAATACGGTATTAGGAGGAAATAGATAA
- a CDS encoding PIN/TRAM domain-containing protein, protein MVSKIIRAILTLVGFVLGMTTYISLVQKFPQISLGSELYVFIISIVIGVVIGFVFFIIAPWIMNKSRKIAKAMDREISKYPQTDIILGTIGLIVGFVIAYLVSQLILMLKIPVIGSLLSLFTYVFLGYLGSRIALKSKDDIFNLNKLTRLSVNKDKNSKKEEKSIPPKVLDTSVIIDGRIAEICQTGFIEGKLVIPTFVLDELRHIADSSDDLKRVRGRRGLDILNIIQKELNIEVEISNRDFDDIAEVDAKLLKLAETLGGKVVTNDYNLNKVAQVQGVEVLNINELANAIKPVAIPGEHMIVQVVKEGKESNQGIAYLDDGTMIVVDGGKKHMGETISVLVTSVLQTPAGRMIFGKPKVD, encoded by the coding sequence TTGGTATCTAAGATAATAAGAGCGATACTTACATTAGTAGGATTCGTGTTAGGTATGACAACGTATATATCATTAGTTCAAAAATTTCCTCAAATTTCGTTAGGATCAGAGCTATATGTATTTATAATTTCTATAGTTATTGGAGTAGTAATAGGTTTTGTATTCTTTATAATAGCTCCTTGGATTATGAACAAATCTAGGAAAATAGCAAAAGCTATGGATAGGGAAATTTCTAAATATCCTCAAACAGATATAATATTAGGTACTATAGGACTAATAGTTGGTTTTGTTATAGCTTATCTTGTAAGTCAATTAATATTGATGTTAAAGATACCTGTAATAGGAAGCTTACTATCTTTATTTACATATGTATTTTTAGGTTATTTAGGTAGTAGAATAGCACTAAAGAGTAAGGATGATATTTTTAACTTAAACAAGTTAACTAGATTATCTGTAAATAAGGACAAGAATTCTAAAAAAGAAGAAAAAAGTATACCACCTAAAGTTCTAGACACTAGTGTTATTATAGACGGTAGAATTGCTGAAATATGCCAAACTGGATTTATAGAAGGTAAGCTTGTAATTCCTACTTTCGTTCTAGATGAATTAAGACATATAGCAGACTCTTCAGATGACTTAAAAAGAGTTAGAGGTAGAAGAGGATTAGATATACTTAACATAATTCAAAAAGAATTAAATATTGAAGTTGAAATAAGCAACAGAGATTTTGATGATATAGCAGAAGTTGATGCAAAATTATTAAAGTTAGCTGAAACACTTGGGGGTAAAGTTGTTACAAATGACTACAATTTAAACAAGGTAGCTCAAGTTCAAGGTGTTGAAGTTCTTAATATAAATGAATTAGCTAATGCGATTAAACCAGTAGCGATACCTGGTGAACATATGATAGTTCAAGTTGTTAAAGAAGGTAAGGAATCTAATCAGGGTATAGCCTATTTAGATGATGGTACTATGATTGTAGTAGATGGTGGAAAGAAACATATGGGAGAAACTATAAGTGTTTTAGTTACATCGGTATTACAAACACCAGCAGGAAGAATGATATTTGGAAAACCTAAAGTTGATTAG
- a CDS encoding proline--tRNA ligase: MKMSRMFMPTLREVPADAEITSHQLMMRAGMIKKMSSGVYNQLPMGIRVFKKIENIIREELNKKGCQEILCSALIPAELWQESGRWDAMGAEMFRLKDRNTRDYCLGPTHEEVFTDIIRQEITSYKQLPLNLYQIQTKYRDERRPRFGVMRTKSFTMKDAYSFDTDEAGLDKSYQDMYDAYTEIFRRCGLENSPVQADSGAIGGSTSAEFMVKSPVGEDEIVFCTGCDYAANIEKANSVDDLKAKEEMRELEPVHTPGVTTIEQLCEFFNTTADTFAKTLIYEADGKTVVVLVRGDRDVNEVKVANAIGEVIEFDLAREEVVKELTNAEVGFAGPIGMKADYVFIDKEVAEQSNIGVGGNKTDYHIRNANFGRDFDGVVGDFRNVQEGDKCTCCGAPLEIARGVEVGHIFKLGTKYSETMGAKFIDKDGKSKPIVMGCYGIGVERTAAAVIEQHNDDNGIVWPLAIAPYHVVVVPVNIKKAEHMEAAEKIYNELIAMGVEALLDDRDERVGVKFKDSELIGIPMRITVGKDITDGKVEFKLRDEAEKELISLDEINDKIKAEFAKNEVKLG, encoded by the coding sequence ATGAAAATGTCAAGAATGTTTATGCCTACTTTAAGAGAGGTTCCAGCAGATGCAGAAATAACTAGCCATCAGTTAATGATGAGAGCTGGTATGATAAAGAAAATGTCATCAGGGGTATACAATCAATTACCTATGGGGATAAGAGTTTTCAAAAAAATAGAAAATATAATAAGAGAAGAGTTAAATAAAAAGGGATGTCAAGAAATACTATGTTCTGCATTAATTCCAGCTGAATTATGGCAAGAGTCTGGAAGATGGGATGCAATGGGAGCAGAAATGTTTAGATTAAAAGATAGAAATACTAGAGATTACTGCTTAGGACCTACTCATGAAGAAGTTTTCACAGATATAATAAGACAAGAGATTACTTCATATAAACAATTACCTTTAAACTTATATCAAATTCAAACTAAATATAGAGATGAAAGAAGACCAAGATTCGGAGTAATGAGAACTAAGTCTTTCACTATGAAAGATGCATATAGCTTTGATACTGACGAAGCTGGATTAGATAAATCATATCAAGATATGTATGATGCATATACAGAAATATTTAGAAGATGTGGATTAGAAAATAGTCCAGTTCAAGCTGATTCAGGAGCTATAGGAGGATCAACTTCAGCAGAGTTTATGGTTAAATCTCCAGTAGGTGAAGATGAAATAGTATTCTGTACTGGTTGTGACTATGCAGCAAATATAGAAAAAGCTAATTCAGTAGACGATTTAAAAGCTAAAGAAGAAATGAGAGAATTAGAACCAGTGCATACTCCAGGAGTAACTACTATAGAACAATTATGCGAGTTCTTTAATACAACAGCAGATACATTTGCTAAAACATTAATATATGAAGCAGATGGAAAAACAGTTGTTGTTTTAGTAAGAGGAGATAGAGATGTTAATGAAGTTAAAGTTGCTAACGCTATAGGTGAAGTTATAGAGTTTGATTTAGCAAGAGAAGAAGTAGTAAAAGAATTAACTAATGCTGAAGTTGGATTTGCTGGACCAATAGGAATGAAAGCAGATTATGTATTTATAGATAAAGAAGTAGCAGAGCAAAGTAATATAGGGGTTGGTGGAAATAAAACTGATTACCATATAAGAAATGCTAACTTTGGTAGAGATTTTGATGGTGTAGTTGGAGATTTCAGAAATGTACAAGAAGGAGATAAATGTACATGTTGTGGAGCACCACTTGAAATAGCTAGAGGAGTTGAAGTTGGTCATATATTCAAATTAGGTACAAAATACTCAGAAACTATGGGAGCTAAATTTATAGATAAAGATGGTAAGAGTAAACCAATAGTTATGGGATGTTATGGTATAGGTGTTGAAAGAACTGCAGCAGCAGTTATAGAACAACACAATGATGACAATGGTATAGTATGGCCTTTAGCAATAGCTCCATATCATGTAGTTGTAGTTCCTGTAAATATAAAGAAAGCTGAGCATATGGAAGCAGCTGAGAAGATATACAATGAATTAATAGCTATGGGAGTAGAAGCATTATTAGATGATAGAGATGAAAGAGTAGGAGTAAAATTCAAAGACTCTGAATTAATAGGTATACCTATGAGAATAACAGTAGGTAAAGATATAACTGATGGAAAAGTTGAGTTTAAATTAAGAGACGAAGCAGAAAAAGAGTTAATATCTTTAGACGAAATAAATGATAAAATAAAAGCTGAATTTGCTAAAAATGAAGTTAAGTTAGGATAG
- the ispF gene encoding 2-C-methyl-D-erythritol 2,4-cyclodiphosphate synthase: MRVGMGYDVHKLVENRKLILGGVEIEHEKGLLGHSDADVLLHAIMDSILGALALGDIGKHFPDTDEKYKGADSMKLLEHVYNLIKEKGYAIGNLDATIIAQAPKMAPHIQKMRENIARVLNTDINNVNVKATTEEGLGFTGNKEGISSQSICLLINIDN, encoded by the coding sequence ATGAGAGTAGGAATGGGATATGATGTTCATAAGCTAGTTGAAAATAGAAAATTAATATTAGGTGGAGTTGAAATAGAACACGAAAAAGGATTATTGGGACACTCAGATGCAGATGTTTTACTTCATGCGATAATGGACTCTATACTAGGGGCATTAGCACTTGGAGATATAGGTAAGCACTTCCCTGATACAGATGAAAAGTATAAAGGTGCAGACAGTATGAAATTATTAGAGCATGTATACAATTTAATAAAAGAAAAAGGATATGCTATTGGAAACTTAGATGCGACAATTATAGCACAAGCCCCTAAAATGGCTCCACACATACAAAAAATGAGAGAAAATATAGCAAGAGTTTTAAATACAGATATAAACAATGTAAATGTTAAAGCAACAACAGAAGAGGGATTAGGTTTCACAGGAAACAAAGAAGGAATTTCATCGCAAAGTATTTGTTTATTAATTAACATTGACAATTAG
- the ispD gene encoding 2-C-methyl-D-erythritol 4-phosphate cytidylyltransferase, whose amino-acid sequence MNGVVIVAAGTGSRMKKDINKQFIKLKNKEIVAHTIEKFYNSENIDDIVVVIREDEEEYFNKNIKEKYGFTNIKVAHGGNERQDSVFNGIKMLKKECEVVLIHDGARPFVTEDIIKRSINKANEHNAIVVGVKVKDTIKVVSDNGNIIDTPNRSYLWAVQTPQVFKYDIIKKAYEDAYNNNYYGTDDAMLVERIGYNVKMIEGSYNNIKITTQEDLEFGEQILKNI is encoded by the coding sequence ATGAATGGTGTTGTAATAGTAGCAGCGGGAACTGGAAGTAGAATGAAGAAAGATATAAATAAGCAATTTATAAAGCTAAAAAATAAGGAAATTGTAGCACACACTATAGAGAAATTTTATAATAGTGAAAATATAGATGATATAGTTGTTGTTATAAGAGAAGATGAAGAAGAATACTTTAATAAAAATATTAAAGAGAAATATGGATTTACAAACATAAAAGTAGCACATGGAGGAAATGAAAGACAAGATTCTGTGTTCAATGGAATAAAAATGTTAAAAAAAGAATGTGAAGTAGTATTAATACATGATGGTGCTAGACCTTTTGTAACAGAGGATATAATAAAGAGATCTATAAATAAAGCTAATGAGCATAATGCTATAGTTGTTGGAGTTAAGGTAAAAGATACAATAAAAGTAGTAAGTGATAATGGAAATATTATAGATACTCCAAACAGAAGTTATTTATGGGCGGTACAAACTCCTCAGGTTTTTAAATATGATATTATAAAAAAAGCATACGAAGATGCATATAATAACAATTACTATGGAACTGATGATGCAATGTTAGTAGAAAGAATAGGTTATAATGTTAAAATGATAGAAGGGTCATATAATAATATAAAAATAACGACACAAGAAGACTTGGAATTTGGAGAGCAAATTTTAAAAAATATATAA
- a CDS encoding elongation factor G: MKVYDSNNIRSIAILGHSGCGKTNLIEAMAYTSKTTNKMPKLTDKISMTYSMNLVPIEYRDYKLNLLDTPGYSDFTGDVISAISASDAAVIVIDATTSIQVGTEKALELAGESIPKLIFINKIDNDKSRYKDLIEELRDKYSNKIVPMYMPIYNGEEFIKLHNIFESDSDLCDEFKIQVEGTRDGLLELIAETDDELLEKYFSGEDLTEEDIKRGTTIGIQNGDIIPVICGSTINNVGTEEILGIISSYIQPKCVYENDKLNGSIFKTIVDPFIGKMSYVKILQGNIKKDIEVYNVNKSIKEKIYNIYTMNNNELSEIQCANAGDIVVMTKVNSLQTGDFISINKNDKADEQLNFPKPQIYFALQAKNKGDEDKISAVLSKISEEDPTITWSRNVETKQVLIGGQGELHINIVKNKMKEKFGLDVDLTDLKVAYRETIKGKADVQGKHKKQSGGHGQYGDVKIRFEYSKNDFEFEEDIFGGSVPKQYIPAVEKGIRESMSKGILAGYPVTNIKATLYDGSYHDVDSSEMAFKLAANIAFKKGVEQAVPVLLEPIMKLTIVVPDEYMGDVMGDINKKRGRILGMEPTDNGKQVIYANAPQAETFKYAIDLKAMTQGRGYFEMELDKYEEVPTQIAQKIISNSEIN, from the coding sequence ATGAAGGTATATGATAGTAATAATATAAGAAGTATAGCTATATTAGGCCATAGTGGATGTGGAAAAACAAATTTAATTGAAGCAATGGCATATACTTCTAAAACTACAAATAAAATGCCTAAACTAACAGATAAGATAAGTATGACATATAGTATGAATTTAGTTCCTATAGAATATAGAGATTACAAATTAAATTTACTAGATACTCCTGGATATTCTGATTTTACAGGAGACGTTATATCAGCTATAAGTGCTAGTGATGCTGCCGTTATCGTCATAGATGCTACTACTAGCATTCAAGTTGGAACAGAAAAAGCACTAGAACTTGCAGGAGAATCTATACCTAAACTTATATTTATAAATAAAATTGATAATGATAAATCCAGATATAAAGATTTAATTGAAGAACTAAGAGATAAATATAGTAACAAAATAGTACCTATGTATATGCCTATATATAATGGTGAGGAATTTATTAAGCTACATAATATCTTTGAAAGCGATTCAGATTTATGTGATGAATTTAAAATACAAGTAGAAGGAACAAGAGATGGATTATTAGAGTTAATAGCTGAAACAGATGATGAATTATTAGAAAAATATTTTAGTGGAGAAGATTTGACAGAAGAAGATATTAAGAGAGGTACAACTATAGGTATTCAAAATGGAGATATAATACCAGTTATATGTGGATCTACAATAAACAATGTAGGTACAGAGGAGATATTAGGAATTATATCTAGCTATATTCAACCTAAGTGTGTGTATGAAAATGATAAGTTAAATGGAAGCATATTTAAAACTATAGTAGACCCCTTTATAGGAAAAATGTCATATGTCAAAATATTACAAGGAAATATAAAAAAAGATATAGAAGTATATAATGTAAATAAGTCTATAAAAGAAAAAATTTATAATATATATACTATGAATAATAATGAGTTATCTGAGATACAATGTGCTAATGCAGGTGATATAGTTGTTATGACTAAGGTAAACTCCTTGCAGACAGGAGATTTTATATCTATAAATAAAAATGATAAAGCAGATGAACAACTTAACTTCCCTAAACCTCAAATATATTTTGCATTACAAGCTAAAAATAAAGGTGATGAAGATAAAATTAGTGCTGTTTTAAGTAAAATATCAGAAGAAGATCCTACGATTACATGGAGCAGAAATGTGGAAACTAAACAAGTTTTAATTGGTGGGCAAGGTGAGCTTCATATAAATATAGTTAAAAATAAAATGAAAGAAAAATTTGGCCTAGATGTAGATTTAACAGATTTAAAAGTTGCATATAGAGAAACTATAAAAGGAAAAGCAGATGTTCAAGGTAAGCATAAAAAACAATCTGGAGGACATGGACAGTATGGCGATGTTAAGATAAGGTTCGAGTATTCTAAAAATGATTTTGAATTTGAAGAAGATATATTTGGAGGATCTGTTCCTAAACAATATATACCTGCAGTTGAGAAGGGAATAAGAGAATCTATGTCAAAAGGAATACTAGCTGGATATCCAGTTACTAATATAAAGGCAACGCTTTATGATGGATCTTATCATGATGTAGATTCTTCAGAAATGGCTTTTAAATTAGCGGCTAATATAGCTTTTAAAAAGGGCGTAGAGCAAGCAGTACCCGTTCTTTTAGAACCTATAATGAAATTAACGATAGTAGTTCCAGATGAATATATGGGAGATGTTATGGGTGATATAAATAAAAAACGAGGAAGAATATTAGGTATGGAACCTACTGATAATGGTAAACAAGTTATTTATGCAAATGCTCCACAAGCAGAAACATTTAAGTATGCTATAGATTTAAAAGCTATGACACAAGGTAGAGGTTATTTTGAAATGGAACTTGATAAATATGAGGAAGTTCCAACACAAATTGCACAAAAAATAATATCTAACTCTGAAATTAATTAA
- the disA gene encoding DNA integrity scanning diadenylate cyclase DisA — translation MDDFFSGKKAIRTLKMISPGTDLRLGIDHVLKAKTGGLIVIADSDEVMSIVDGGFAINAEYSPAYLYELAKMDGAIVLSSDIKKILFANAQLIPDYSIETAETGTRHRTAERVAKQTGGIVIAISQRRNVITVYQGDKKYVVEDISKIFTKANQALQTLEKYKSVLDQAIISLNALEFKDFVTLYDVVLVVQKIEMVMRVTNIIEKYIVELGVEGTLLSMQVDELMGTTKIDQNQILKDYKRNDMNLAEFKKKIISLSSEELLDLANIAKMLGYTGFSESMDMPIRPRGYRILNKIHRLPSAIIENLVNYFEDFQDILCATIEDLDDVEGIGEIRAKYIKNGLIKMQELSLIDRHI, via the coding sequence ATGGATGATTTTTTTAGTGGCAAAAAAGCAATTAGAACGCTAAAAATGATATCTCCTGGTACAGACCTTAGATTGGGAATAGACCATGTTTTAAAGGCTAAAACAGGAGGGCTTATTGTAATTGCTGATAGCGATGAGGTTATGAGCATTGTTGATGGGGGGTTTGCTATAAATGCAGAATATTCTCCAGCATACTTATATGAGTTAGCTAAAATGGATGGAGCTATAGTTTTAAGTTCGGATATAAAGAAGATACTTTTTGCAAATGCTCAACTTATACCAGATTACTCAATTGAAACAGCTGAAACTGGAACAAGACATAGAACTGCTGAAAGAGTTGCAAAACAAACTGGAGGAATTGTAATAGCTATATCTCAAAGAAGAAATGTTATAACTGTATATCAAGGGGATAAGAAATATGTAGTAGAAGATATATCAAAGATATTTACTAAAGCTAATCAAGCATTACAAACTCTAGAAAAATATAAGTCTGTTTTAGACCAAGCTATAATAAGTTTAAATGCACTAGAATTTAAAGATTTCGTAACTTTGTATGATGTTGTACTCGTAGTTCAAAAGATAGAAATGGTTATGAGAGTGACAAATATAATTGAAAAGTATATAGTAGAATTAGGTGTGGAAGGTACACTTTTAAGTATGCAGGTTGATGAACTAATGGGAACAACTAAAATAGATCAAAACCAAATACTAAAAGATTATAAAAGAAATGATATGAATTTAGCTGAATTTAAGAAAAAAATTATATCATTATCATCAGAAGAGTTACTTGATTTAGCAAATATAGCAAAAATGTTAGGATATACAGGTTTCTCAGAAAGTATGGATATGCCGATTAGACCAAGAGGATATAGAATATTAAATAAAATACATAGATTGCCTAGTGCTATAATTGAGAATTTAGTTAATTATTTTGAAGATTTTCAGGATATACTATGTGCAACAATTGAAGATTTAGACGATGTTGAGGGAATAGGTGAAATAAGAGCAAAATATATAAAAAATGGACTTATAAAAATGCAAGAATTATCACTTATAGATAGACATATATAA